The genomic region CGCACGCTTCGTGAAGACCCGGCCGACGCCGAGGTCACCAGTCACAAGCTGCTCGTGCGCGCCGGGTACATCCGACGCCAAGCAGCGGGCATCTTCGCCTGGCTCCCGCTCGGGCTGCGTGTGAAGGCGAAGATCGAGCAGATCGTCCGTGATGAGATGGCCGCGGCAGGCGCGCAGGAAGTGCACTTCCCTGCCTTGATGCCGCGCGAGGCATACGAGGCGACGGGCCGTTGGGATGAGTACGGCGATCTGCTGTTCCGCCTGCAGGACCGCAAGGGCGGCGACTACCTGCTCGCGCCGACGCACGAGGAAGCGTTCACGCTGCTCGTGAAAGACCTGTACTCGTCGTACAAAGACCTGCCGATCACGATCTATCAGATCCAGGACAAGTACCGCGACGAGGCGCGCCCCCGCGCCGGTCTGCTGCGCGGTCGCGAGTTCACCATGAAGGACGCCTACTCCTTCGACTCGAGCGACGCCGGCCTCGACGCCAGCTACATGGCGCAGCGTGCCGCGTACGAGCGCATCTTCACGCGCCTCGGCCTCGACTACGTCATCGTGCAGGCGGATGCCGGCGCCATGGGCGGATCCCGCAGCGAGGAGTTCCTGCACCCGACCCCCGTCGGCGAGGACACGTTCGTGCAGTCGCAGGGCGGATACGCGGCGAACGTCGAGGCGTACGTCACGACGCCGCCGCCCGCCCGTTCGTACGAGAAGCTGACGCCGCAGGAGGTGGTCGACACCCCGAACACGCCGACCATCGAGGCGCTCGTCGCGATCGCCAACGAGAAGCATCCGCGTCCCGACGGCCGCGCCTGGACCGCAGCCGACACGCTGAAGAACGTCGTGCTCGCATTGACCGATCTCGACGGCAGTCGCGAGATCGTCGTCGTCGGTCTGCCGGGCGACCGCGAGGTCGACCTGAAGCGCGCCGAGGTGGCGTTCGCGCCCGCCGAGGTGGAGCCCGCGACCGAGGCGGACTTCGCGAAGCACCCCGGACTCGTCAAGGGGTACATCGGACCGTGGTCGCCCGCCGGGCAGGTGCTGGGGGAGGAGTCGAGCACGGGCATCCGCTACGTCGTCGACCCCCGAGTGGTCGACGGCACGGGCTGGGTGACGGGCGCGAACGTCGAGGGCAAGCACGTGCTGGGCCTCGTCGCGGGCCGGGACTTCTCATGGGACGCCACGGTCGAGGTCGCAGAGGTGCTGCCCGGCGACCCCGCGCCCGATGGATCGGGCCCCGTGGAGCTCGCGCGCGGCATGGAGATCGGCCACGTGTTCCAGCTCGGCCGCAAGTATGCCGAGGCGCTCGGACTCAAGGTGCTCGACGAGAACGGCAAGCTCGTCACGGTCACGATGGGTTCGTACGGCATCGGGGTCACGCGCATCCTGGCGATCATCGCGGAGGAGAACAACGACGACAAGGGCCTGATCTGGCCGGAGTCTGTTGCGCCGTTCGACGTTCACGTCGTGGCGACGGGCAAGGATGCCGCGGTGTACGAGATCGCCGACGGCGTCGTCGACTCGCTCGAGGCATCCGGCTTCGATGTGCTCTACGACGACCGGCCGAAGGTGTCGCCCGGCGTGAAGTTCGGCGACGCCGAGCTGATCGGTGTGCCGCGCATCGTGATCGTCGGACGGGACGCCGCAGACGGCGTCGTCGAGCTCTGGGACCGTCGCACGGGGGAGCGCGTCAAGGTGGCGGTCGACGAGGTCGCGGATCGGCTCGCCGCGCTCTGACGCGCGCGTCGTTCCGACGCGGTCGCGCGGCCGGTGCGGTCCGCCGCCGCCGCCGTGCAGGATATGCGGGCGGCGGTGTCGGATATGTGCTCGACGCACGGCATGTCCTGCACTGCGGCGAACGATTCAGAGCGAGAACACGGTGCCGCGGGCGCGGACGCCGGTGCGCCACATGTGCCGGCGCGCCCGCACGATCTCGAGGATGATGGCCTCGATGCGCTCCCAGTCGTCGATGACGTGGCGATATTCGAGTCGCAACACGAGGTAGCCACGGCGGATCAGCTCGTGGTCGCGTTCGTAGTCGCGGATCGAGTGGTACCCGTCGTGGAACTCTGCGCTGTCGCACTCGATGACGAGCCGGTCTCCGACCAGGAGGTCGACGCGGCCCACGCCAGTGATGGCGAACTGCGAGCGGACTTTGACGCCACGTGCCAGCATGCCGAGCAGGACCTTAGTCTCCGTTCCGGACTGACACGAGGGATCGCACCAGTGCGCCAGACGGGGCAGTCTCACACGAAGGTCCTCCTGGGAGACGCAGTGCTTGTTCAGGGCGGAATCCGCCATCGCGACGGCCGTCACGCGCGGTTGGCAATGTGCGGAGTCGACGATGAGCTGGAGTGGCTCGGCGACGGGTGTGGTCCGTGAGATCGTCCCCTTCGCCCAGTGGACGCAGACCGGCCGTACCGTTTGCAACGACGGGGACCCCACGTCGATACGAGATGCACTGCGCGAGACGAGCACGTGCAGCTTCTCGTCATCGAACGTCCAGAGGCCGTGGTGACGGGATCCCGACGTCGCTGTGAGGATGCCGCCGATGCGGACGGCGTCGATGGCATCAGGATGAGCCGAGGGCACGTGGAACCATCCGGGCCGGATGCGAATGAGTCGCTGGTCGGCGATCATCCGACGAACCACACCCGTCGAATGGCCGAGGTCCCTCAGCCGTCTTGTCGAGAAGATGCCGAGATGCGGATCGTCGCTGTCGCTCATGACTGACGATGGTCGCGTGTTCAGGGGCGCCCGCCTCTCGCAACCCTGTTGGCTGTGGAGAGCGGCCGAGGTTCGGCCACTGTGCACGAAGAGACGGATCCGGTCCGGGCCGGATGTCGTACGGCCGAGTGACCTCGAATCGCGTTGGAGGATATGCGCGCAGCCGAGGACATATCTGCGTCCGCAGACCGCATATCCTGCACGGCGCCGCCCCGACGACGACTCGGCCAGTTCCGACGACGACTGAGGCCGTCAGCGGGCGGTGAGGCCCGCGAAGAGCTCTCCGAGGTCGACCCCGTGACCGAGGATGCGCTCGGCCGCGCGGTGCCCGGAGCGGAAGGCGCCCTCGACGGTGGCCGGTTCGTCGCCCCACGTCGCCTCTCCCGCGAGGTGCAGGACCCCGCCGACAGGGGTCGCCGCAAGGTCGTGATCCTCGTGGGACGCGCCGGCGGCGACGTAGGAGTACGAGCCGACCGAGAACGGATCGTCGCCCCACCTGGTGATCCAGTGCGCGACGGGTTCCGGCGCCTCCGCGCCGTACATCCGGCGAAGGGATGCCATCACATCGTCGACGACGGCAGCATCGTCCCAGCCCTGCACGCGTCGTCCCCATGGACCGGCCGCGAACGTGAGCAGCATCGGCTGTCCGCTGATCGCTGACACGTCGTACCAGGAGTGCCAGTGCTCACCCGGCGCGCCGAGCTGCCGCAGGGCGTAGGCATCCTCGGGCCAGAAGGCCCGCGGAAACTGCAGGAAGATCTTGTTGAACACGCCCATGCCGAGGCGATCGACGGCGCCGGCGACCGGATCGGGAAGCGGCGGCTCGAACTCGATGGCGCCCGACTTCAGCACGCCGAGCGGTGCGGTGACGACCGCGGAGCTCGCGCGGAACGTCTCGTCGTCGGTGCGCACCTCCACTCCGTCCGCCGTCCACCTGATGCTCCGCACCACGCTGCCGAGGCGCACATCGAGACCACGGCAGAGCGCGCGGGGCAGTTCGTCGTACCCGTGCGAGAACACCACCTCGTCGCCGTCTGGCACATCGCCGTCGAGACCGTGCGCCGCGAGGTCGGCGATGTCGGCACCGCACTGCTCCTCGACGCGGTGTCTGGAAATACTCGCGCACGTTCTGTACGCGCTCGGCGTCCCACGGCATGAGGGCGAGCACGCGCTCGGTGACGTCGAGATACGTCTCGCCGGGCGTCGACTGCTCGACCACGCGAAGGAGCTCGCGGTCGGCTGCGGCGACGTCGTCGACCCATCGCGCGGTCTCGCGCTCGCTCAGGGGGCGGCAGTCCGCGTCGAAATTCGCGATCGGCCGGCCGCCGGCCTGGAAGCTGCCGACCGTGAACTCGATCGTCGGCACGTCGAGCGCTCCGGCCAGCTCCCACACCGCCGAGCCGTCGATGCCGTGGATCCAGGATGCGCCGCGATCGACGGCGAACCCCGCGCCCCTGTCCGTCCACATCCTGCCGCCGACGCGGTCGCGCGCCTCGAGCACGACGACCTTCCGCCCGGCATCGGTCAGCAGCCGAGCAGCCGTCGCTCCCGCCATGCCCGCACCCACGACGATCGTGTCGACGGCGGGGACGTCGCCGATGCGCATGTCGCCTGTACTCATGGTGCCCTCCTCGACCGCGTCGCGGCCATCTGCGGCACGCTACCCGAGAGTGAGGCGGCTCGACGCATCCGGCAGGGCATGCGTGACATCCTGGCTGCATGTCCCACGATTCCGTCGAATCCGACCTGCCAGACTCCCAGGGCATCGCGCGTCTGATCGCCGCGGCGGGCATCCACGATGATCGCGACCTCGTCACACGCATGGTCGAGACGGCGATCGGGCTCGGCGTGGATGCGCCGGGCCGCCTCGACCTCAAGATCTCGACCGCCGCGCTGGAGGAGATGCGCGCAGCGTTCCGACTGTTCGCGCCGTTCTCCGGCGTGAAGAAGGTGACGATCTTCGGCTCGGCGCGCACCAAGCAGCAGGATGCCCTCTACCGGCAGACCACCGAGGTCGCGTCCGCGCTCGCCGCCGAGGGCTGGATGGTCGTCACCGGGGCGGGCCCCGGCATCATGCAGGCGGCGGTCGAGGGTGCGGGACCGGACAAGTCGATCGGCGTGTCGATCCGGCTGCCCTTCGAGGAGCATCCGGACGCGTCCGTGCAGGAGGACCCGAACGTCGTGACCATGAAGTACTTCTTCACCCGCAAGCTCATGCTGGTGAAGGAGTCGAGCGGGTTCATCTGCCTGCCGGGCGGCTTCGGCACGCTCGACGAGATGTTCGAGCTGCTCACGCTCCAGCAGACGGGCAAGGCCGAGCCGGTGCCGATCGTGCTGTTGGACGCCCCGGGCGGAACCCATTGGAAGGGTCTCGCGCGCTTCGTCGACGAGCAGCTCGTTCCCTCCGGTGTGATCGCGCCCGACGACTTCGAGCGAGTGCTCATCACCGATTCGGTGGATGCCGCGGCAGCGGAGATCACCGGATTCTGGCGCAACTACGACTCGCTGCGCTGGGTGGGCGATCTGCTGGTGCTGCGTCTGAGGCACGAGCCGACGGATGACGAGCTGTCGTCGCTGAACGAACGCTTCGGAGACTTCGCCGTCGACGGCGCGATCAGGCGCGTCGAGCCCCTCAGGGCGGAGCGGCAGGACGACGACAAGGTTCTGCTGCCACGCCTCGCGCTGCGGTTGGAGCCGCACCATGTCGGGGACCTGTTCCGGCTCATCGGCGCCGTCAACGCGTTGCCGTCGGCAGTTTGACCCCACCGCGATGAGAGAGCGCAGACTGGAACCCGTGCGTGCTCAGACGGCGACGACGGCGGCCGACCGACGATTCGATGTGGGCGCGTTCACGCGATCGGCGCGCGGAGACCTGCTGGAGGGCATCGATCTCGACGCTGTGACGGTTCCCGCCCACTGCGCTGAGTCGCTCGCCGCGCTCTCGGCTCTGGAGGGCGCCACCATGGCGCACCTGCGCAACGTGCTCGTGACCGCGACCCATAAGGATGCCAGGGTCACGGCGTTCCTGGTGACCTGGGCGTACGAGAAGTACTGGATAGCTGATGCCCTTTCCACCGTCTCACGCACCGCTGTCGGCCCAGCGACGGGCTCGCTGCCCGGCGGTCCGGTGAGACGTTCGCTGGCCGGATTCCTCGCAGGCACGTCGATCGTCGCCGTGCACACCACAGCCGGACTCATCGACGACCTCGTGCTCGACGCCGCGTACGACGCGCTCGCCACGGATGCCGTCGGCGCGTTCGCGGAACTGCTCGCACTGGTGCGCGACACGAAGGCGCGTCACACGGAGTTCTTCGCCGACGAGTCCCGTCGGCGTCTCGCCGCGAACGATCGAGCCGTGCGGCTGACGGCTCGGAGCATCCGCGCAAGTGCGTGGCCGATCGGCTCCCCGCTGCTGGGCGAGGATGCTCGCCGCCGGTTCAGCGACCGCGTCTTCGGCGGCGAACGCGGCGCTCGTCGAGCGGCAGACATCGGCAGGGAGATCGGGATGCTGCCGGGCATCCCGCAACGCACGGCATCGCAGCTTGCGCGATCGCTGACCGGGCCGACATCGAGAACAGGAGCCTGACGTGGCGTTCGACATCGACAGGTACACGGCGACGAGCGTCGCGGTGCAGTGGGCGGACCTCGACCTCGAACGCTTCAGAGAGCATCCGCTCGAGGAGACCTCGCTGCGCACCCTGCGCTACATGACCGATGTGGAGTACCACACGGTCTGCTACACCCGCGATCTGCTGACGACGCCGTCGCACAGGGATCCGGACGTGAGCGCGTTCATGACCATGTGGAACCGCGAGGAGTTCTGGCACGGAGAGGCGCTGGCCGCCGTGCTGGCCATGCACGGCGTGACGGTGGAGTACGACGAGCTGAAGGCCAAGCGGCTGAAGCTCGGATGGAAGGATCGCCTCGATCCCATCAAACAGTCG from Humibacter ginsenosidimutans harbors:
- a CDS encoding TIGR00730 family Rossman fold protein, whose product is MSHDSVESDLPDSQGIARLIAAAGIHDDRDLVTRMVETAIGLGVDAPGRLDLKISTAALEEMRAAFRLFAPFSGVKKVTIFGSARTKQQDALYRQTTEVASALAAEGWMVVTGAGPGIMQAAVEGAGPDKSIGVSIRLPFEEHPDASVQEDPNVVTMKYFFTRKLMLVKESSGFICLPGGFGTLDEMFELLTLQQTGKAEPVPIVLLDAPGGTHWKGLARFVDEQLVPSGVIAPDDFERVLITDSVDAAAAEITGFWRNYDSLRWVGDLLVLRLRHEPTDDELSSLNERFGDFAVDGAIRRVEPLRAERQDDDKVLLPRLALRLEPHHVGDLFRLIGAVNALPSAV
- a CDS encoding flavin monoamine oxidase family protein, which encodes MSTSPSACSPSCRGTPSAYRTCASISRHRVEEQCGADIADLAAHGLDGDVPDGDEVVFSHGYDELPRALCRGLDVRLGSVVRSIRWTADGVEVRTDDETFRASSAVVTAPLGVLKSGAIEFEPPLPDPVAGAVDRLGMGVFNKIFLQFPRAFWPEDAYALRQLGAPGEHWHSWYDVSAISGQPMLLTFAAGPWGRRVQGWDDAAVVDDVMASLRRMYGAEAPEPVAHWITRWGDDPFSVGSYSYVAAGASHEDHDLAATPVGGVLHLAGEATWGDEPATVEGAFRSGHRAAERILGHGVDLGELFAGLTAR
- a CDS encoding DUF559 domain-containing protein; protein product: MSDSDDPHLGIFSTRRLRDLGHSTGVVRRMIADQRLIRIRPGWFHVPSAHPDAIDAVRIGGILTATSGSRHHGLWTFDDEKLHVLVSRSASRIDVGSPSLQTVRPVCVHWAKGTISRTTPVAEPLQLIVDSAHCQPRVTAVAMADSALNKHCVSQEDLRVRLPRLAHWCDPSCQSGTETKVLLGMLARGVKVRSQFAITGVGRVDLLVGDRLVIECDSAEFHDGYHSIRDYERDHELIRRGYLVLRLEYRHVIDDWERIEAIILEIVRARRHMWRTGVRARGTVFSL
- a CDS encoding proline--tRNA ligase; translation: MATRLSNFFLRTLREDPADAEVTSHKLLVRAGYIRRQAAGIFAWLPLGLRVKAKIEQIVRDEMAAAGAQEVHFPALMPREAYEATGRWDEYGDLLFRLQDRKGGDYLLAPTHEEAFTLLVKDLYSSYKDLPITIYQIQDKYRDEARPRAGLLRGREFTMKDAYSFDSSDAGLDASYMAQRAAYERIFTRLGLDYVIVQADAGAMGGSRSEEFLHPTPVGEDTFVQSQGGYAANVEAYVTTPPPARSYEKLTPQEVVDTPNTPTIEALVAIANEKHPRPDGRAWTAADTLKNVVLALTDLDGSREIVVVGLPGDREVDLKRAEVAFAPAEVEPATEADFAKHPGLVKGYIGPWSPAGQVLGEESSTGIRYVVDPRVVDGTGWVTGANVEGKHVLGLVAGRDFSWDATVEVAEVLPGDPAPDGSGPVELARGMEIGHVFQLGRKYAEALGLKVLDENGKLVTVTMGSYGIGVTRILAIIAEENNDDKGLIWPESVAPFDVHVVATGKDAAVYEIADGVVDSLEASGFDVLYDDRPKVSPGVKFGDAELIGVPRIVIVGRDAADGVVELWDRRTGERVKVAVDEVADRLAAL